One part of the Nitrospira defluvii genome encodes these proteins:
- a CDS encoding glycosyltransferase: MTSIRLLAFSNIIAPYRVAFFNEINRQADITLHVAYLARTEPNRSWTVNESDIRYPHSVIPGLHLNLRRDKTLHLNAGVCGLFGEFMPNIVFLGTDMLGSCASWQAWHLARRLGIPIIRYEARHAFAHAAENAIKKLIYGYFIRRMDWYFVYSCLTKAYLIEEYGISQEKITVGYNVGDSKIFLNKVRTIRDTPECKRERASLPAVMMLFVGHLDTKKNILSVLRSCEKIEHTLDVTLGLFIAGDGPLKDHVLALATKMKRVRVVYLGYLQSTELARYYALSDIFVMPTLMDSASIALSEALHSGLFSVASTRDGSSSNFICEGVNGFVVDPTDEKALIAAIRRAIHVVREEPEADRKARILASVADYTIERYAERLVNVVREVYKAPSLQRT, translated from the coding sequence GTGACATCCATCCGGCTCTTGGCTTTTTCCAACATTATCGCCCCGTATCGGGTGGCGTTTTTCAATGAAATCAATCGTCAGGCAGACATTACCCTGCATGTGGCGTATTTAGCGCGCACTGAACCCAATCGTTCTTGGACTGTGAACGAATCAGATATCCGGTACCCTCACTCGGTTATTCCCGGGCTACATTTGAACTTGCGTCGAGATAAAACGTTGCATTTAAACGCGGGGGTTTGCGGGCTATTTGGTGAGTTCATGCCAAACATAGTCTTTCTTGGAACAGACATGCTTGGTTCATGCGCATCTTGGCAGGCATGGCACTTGGCTCGCCGGCTCGGCATCCCAATCATTCGCTACGAGGCCCGCCATGCTTTTGCCCATGCAGCAGAGAATGCCATCAAGAAACTTATTTACGGATATTTCATTCGACGCATGGATTGGTATTTCGTCTACTCTTGTTTGACCAAGGCCTATCTTATCGAAGAGTATGGTATTAGCCAGGAAAAAATCACGGTAGGTTATAACGTCGGGGACTCCAAGATTTTCCTCAATAAAGTCCGTACGATTCGGGATACTCCGGAATGTAAAAGAGAGAGGGCGAGCTTACCAGCAGTGATGATGTTGTTCGTCGGCCATCTGGATACAAAAAAGAACATTTTGTCGGTCTTACGCTCCTGCGAAAAGATCGAACATACTTTAGATGTGACCCTGGGGCTGTTCATTGCTGGAGATGGTCCATTGAAAGACCATGTGCTTGCACTGGCTACCAAGATGAAACGGGTTCGCGTGGTATATCTTGGGTACCTACAGAGCACTGAACTCGCCCGCTATTACGCCTTATCCGATATATTTGTGATGCCAACTCTCATGGATTCTGCCTCTATTGCCCTTTCCGAGGCTCTGCATAGCGGCCTATTCTCCGTTGCCAGTACTAGAGATGGAAGCAGCAGCAACTTCATCTGCGAAGGCGTGAATGGTTTTGTCGTAGACCCAACCGATGAGAAAGCATTGATCGCTGCGATCCGAAGAGCCATCCACGTCGTCAGGGAGGAACCTGAGGCAGACAGAAAGGCACGGATATTAGCCAGCGTGGCAGACTATACCATCGAACGCTATGCTGAGCGCTTGGTTAACGTGGTTCGTGAAGTTTACAAGGCGCCGTCCCTGCAGCGTACTTGA
- a CDS encoding sugar transferase yields the protein MEEQREPREAFPYQPPTREIRDRYRELFQLTEPLPPRLIKTVFDKVLAGLVLLLASPVLLLLKLAYIVEGWLIPENAGPMFFYYNAVSAGRAIRKYKLRLIKVKYIDPEGAKRHDWLAYSAEWKPGSRTHVGSFVKKFYLDELPQFYSVIIGDMSIVGPRPLSQLHYDRDRKQGNITRFLLRGGLLGLGHINKGTSEMGKPVYEYEYVDQYITRSSLRLLMLDLWIIWRGLLVIVKGGGH from the coding sequence ATGGAAGAACAACGTGAACCCCGTGAAGCTTTTCCCTATCAACCCCCCACCCGAGAAATTCGAGACAGATATCGGGAACTCTTTCAGCTCACAGAGCCCTTACCGCCGCGGCTGATCAAGACCGTCTTTGACAAGGTGTTGGCGGGCCTTGTGCTGTTACTCGCTTCCCCCGTGCTACTCTTATTAAAACTTGCGTATATCGTGGAAGGATGGCTGATTCCTGAAAATGCGGGCCCGATGTTTTTCTATTACAATGCAGTGAGTGCGGGCAGAGCAATTCGAAAATACAAGCTTCGTCTGATCAAAGTGAAATATATCGACCCCGAGGGGGCCAAGAGACACGATTGGCTTGCCTACTCAGCGGAATGGAAGCCTGGTAGTCGGACGCATGTTGGATCCTTTGTGAAAAAATTCTACTTGGATGAATTGCCGCAGTTTTACAGCGTTATCATAGGAGACATGAGCATCGTCGGTCCACGCCCATTGTCGCAACTGCACTATGATCGCGATCGTAAGCAGGGCAATATCACGCGATTCCTACTCCGCGGAGGTCTCCTGGGGTTGGGCCACATCAACAAAGGCACCTCCGAAATGGGGAAGCCGGTTTACGAATACGAGTACGTCGATCAATACATTACCCGCTCTTCGTTGCGACTTCTGATGCTGGATCTATGGATCATCTGGCGCGGTCTCCTTGTGATTGTGAAGGGTGGCGGACACTAG
- a CDS encoding WecB/TagA/CpsF family glycosyltransferase, with protein sequence MTLVGGFRSDNEGAARALANNSRRTGTCVLDSFIDATSWQNTIDTLSQWARTGQSRYVCICNVHVVVTAKQHPEFQRVVNGADMATPDGMPLAWVLRRSGFEHQERINGPDLMWTLCNHAERERLSIFLYGSTPHTLEKLVCRLKTAFPQLMIAGIFSPPFRYLSVEEDRETTDLINSSGAHIVFVGLGCPKQELWMAAHRGKVRGVMIGVGAAFDYHAGTVKRAPIWMRQVGLEWLCRLMSDPKRLWKRYLITHSLFLLYLGLGFFRPKRRSLLVSATLHNHKETAPDDP encoded by the coding sequence ATGACGCTGGTAGGAGGATTCAGAAGTGACAACGAAGGTGCCGCAAGAGCGCTGGCGAATAATAGCCGTCGCACTGGTACCTGCGTCTTGGACTCGTTCATTGATGCAACCTCTTGGCAGAATACGATTGATACGCTTTCTCAATGGGCAAGAACCGGACAATCGCGTTACGTTTGTATCTGCAATGTCCACGTGGTCGTAACAGCGAAGCAACATCCTGAGTTCCAGCGCGTCGTAAACGGGGCGGATATGGCTACCCCCGACGGTATGCCGCTTGCCTGGGTGCTCCGTAGAAGCGGTTTTGAGCACCAGGAACGTATCAATGGCCCTGACCTTATGTGGACCTTGTGCAATCATGCGGAAAGAGAAAGATTGTCTATATTTCTGTACGGGAGCACCCCGCACACGCTCGAAAAGTTGGTTTGCCGCCTAAAGACGGCGTTTCCCCAGCTTATGATTGCCGGTATTTTTTCTCCGCCGTTCAGGTATCTTTCCGTTGAAGAGGACCGGGAGACGACTGACCTCATCAATAGTTCAGGCGCACACATTGTGTTCGTCGGTCTCGGTTGTCCCAAGCAGGAGTTGTGGATGGCAGCTCACCGGGGAAAGGTCCGCGGAGTGATGATTGGGGTCGGAGCGGCCTTCGATTACCATGCAGGTACGGTAAAACGAGCTCCAATTTGGATGAGGCAGGTCGGTCTAGAATGGCTTTGCCGGCTGATGTCCGATCCAAAGCGGCTTTGGAAGAGGTATTTAATCACGCATTCGTTATTCTTGCTTTACCTCGGGTTAGGTTTTTTTAGGCCAAAGAGGCGTTCATTGCTAGTGTCCGCCACCCTTCACAATCACAAGGAGACCGCGCCAGATGATCCATAG
- a CDS encoding glycosyltransferase, protein MGAITNRRRLAVISRAGWITQDGVKYFQDNDGFYLDGIACHFDSVDVVSQEFAHGSEAVPNYGYRFKTSHVRLLPGMEPISLSQPLLWFRQAAATLHVLRTADVVYCFVNTLRGSLYLLIAANVFRKPTIAYNGTDRRALLQTSGIKGVKAWIRLVLEASAMQRADARIVTGAALYGRYESLPLTFMAAPVSAVIRALPIPMPRQVSRGSEIRLLCVAHLRARKNIDVLIRACRILKDAGITCCLNIVGDGPAKLELTRVAESLGISIEVCFHGYVSDPAMLANHYLNNDIFLFASAVEGFPRVLWEAVHFGLYIVTSCVGGIDRLFGSDDMTILNRTEPEEYAKAILATAADPEKRRVAVEAARARLLELFKHGPIEQFAQCMEVLARP, encoded by the coding sequence ATGGGAGCGATCACCAATCGACGGCGGCTCGCGGTTATCTCGCGTGCAGGTTGGATCACGCAAGACGGCGTTAAGTACTTTCAAGACAATGATGGTTTCTACCTGGACGGCATTGCCTGCCACTTCGATTCAGTCGATGTAGTCAGTCAGGAGTTTGCGCACGGTTCAGAGGCCGTTCCGAATTACGGCTACCGGTTTAAGACCTCCCATGTCAGGTTGCTTCCTGGAATGGAGCCGATATCTTTAAGCCAACCACTTCTCTGGTTTCGGCAGGCAGCGGCAACCTTGCACGTTCTCCGCACGGCTGATGTAGTTTATTGCTTTGTCAATACCCTACGCGGCAGTCTTTATCTTCTCATTGCCGCGAATGTCTTTCGCAAGCCTACCATTGCATATAATGGCACTGACCGGAGAGCTCTCCTGCAGACCTCAGGCATAAAGGGCGTCAAAGCGTGGATTCGGCTTGTTCTCGAGGCATCTGCAATGCAGCGAGCGGACGCCAGAATTGTCACAGGCGCCGCTCTCTATGGCCGTTACGAAAGCTTACCACTAACGTTCATGGCGGCACCTGTCTCCGCCGTTATCCGAGCACTGCCTATTCCGATGCCTCGCCAGGTGAGTAGAGGTTCCGAAATTAGATTACTCTGCGTTGCACACCTCCGGGCGCGAAAGAACATTGACGTGCTGATCCGTGCCTGCCGCATCCTCAAGGATGCAGGCATAACATGTTGCCTCAACATCGTTGGAGATGGTCCGGCGAAACTGGAGTTGACGCGCGTTGCAGAATCTCTTGGGATCAGCATTGAGGTGTGTTTCCATGGCTACGTGAGCGATCCTGCCATGTTAGCGAACCATTATCTGAACAACGATATTTTTTTGTTCGCCAGCGCTGTAGAGGGCTTCCCCCGTGTCCTGTGGGAGGCGGTGCATTTTGGCTTATACATTGTCACCAGCTGCGTCGGAGGTATCGACCGACTATTTGGCAGCGATGACATGACCATCCTAAATCGAACAGAGCCGGAAGAATATGCCAAAGCAATCCTCGCAACTGCTGCCGATCCGGAGAAGCGCCGCGTTGCAGTCGAAGCCGCTCGTGCGCGGTTGCTGGAACTTTTCAAGCATGGTCCGATTGAGCAATTCGCACAGTGTATGGAGGTTCTTGCACGTCCGTGA
- a CDS encoding glycosyltransferase codes for MRILQIHNFYKVPGGECGVVEAERRLLEEHGNTVLQFAVDSREIDSMPLLKQGLAFVQIPWNVGVARRLVSFVHKHRPDVVHVHNVFPLLSPSVYHALSRSGVSVVQTVHNYRFLCPNGLFYVKGKVCEACQEQSYWAAVKNCCVHESMITSALYASAVAWGWRSGTFSSCIDRYIALNSFSFGKLVAAGVPKDKVRVCGNFVSNFSEAPPAKQPYALYLGRLSAEKGLKTLLAAAGSVPELSLKLAGTGPLEADLRRAIGVPGMEHIELVGHVAGETKRRLIAEALCTAAPSECYENFPLSVVESLALGTPVIASRIGGLPELIEHGQTGLLFSPTDTESLAECLRRIVRRPTDTAAMAACALATARVRFSPQCHLDQLLGIYRDAMSHTERNAKAKGERTQQQSVAFRR; via the coding sequence GTGAGAATCCTACAGATCCATAATTTCTATAAGGTCCCCGGCGGCGAATGCGGAGTTGTTGAAGCGGAACGCAGGCTGCTCGAAGAGCACGGGAACACCGTTCTGCAGTTCGCTGTTGACAGCCGGGAAATCGACAGCATGCCTCTGCTGAAGCAGGGGCTAGCCTTTGTGCAGATCCCCTGGAATGTTGGGGTGGCACGGCGACTCGTTTCCTTTGTGCACAAGCACCGCCCAGACGTCGTTCATGTGCACAATGTCTTTCCACTGCTCTCACCGTCGGTGTATCACGCTCTTTCGCGATCCGGCGTGTCTGTCGTGCAGACGGTGCACAACTATCGTTTTCTCTGTCCGAATGGTCTGTTTTATGTGAAAGGCAAAGTCTGTGAGGCTTGTCAGGAGCAGAGTTATTGGGCGGCGGTCAAGAATTGCTGTGTACACGAGAGTATGATAACGAGTGCGCTCTATGCGTCAGCAGTTGCATGGGGTTGGCGTAGCGGCACCTTTTCCTCTTGCATCGATCGATACATCGCGCTCAATTCATTCTCCTTCGGAAAGCTCGTGGCGGCCGGTGTGCCCAAGGATAAGGTTCGTGTCTGCGGCAACTTTGTCAGTAATTTCTCCGAGGCACCGCCAGCCAAGCAACCTTATGCGCTGTACCTTGGGAGGTTGAGTGCAGAAAAGGGACTCAAGACTCTTCTTGCCGCTGCTGGCTCTGTGCCAGAATTGTCTCTCAAGCTCGCAGGAACTGGACCGCTGGAAGCTGATCTGCGTCGAGCCATCGGCGTGCCTGGGATGGAGCACATTGAGCTCGTTGGGCATGTTGCTGGAGAGACAAAGCGACGTCTCATTGCCGAAGCCTTATGCACCGCCGCACCCTCGGAATGCTATGAAAACTTCCCTCTCTCGGTGGTGGAGTCATTGGCCCTAGGCACGCCGGTTATTGCGAGCCGAATAGGTGGGTTGCCAGAGCTCATTGAGCATGGCCAAACCGGTCTGCTCTTTTCTCCGACAGATACGGAGTCGCTAGCCGAATGCCTACGTCGAATAGTTCGTCGGCCGACGGACACTGCCGCGATGGCCGCCTGTGCTCTCGCTACCGCGCGAGTACGGTTTTCGCCGCAATGCCATCTCGATCAACTCTTGGGCATTTACCGCGATGCCATGAGCCATACTGAACGCAACGCCAAGGCTAAAGGTGAACGGACACAGCAACAGTCAGTTGCTTTCCGGAGATAG
- the xrtD gene encoding VPLPA-CTERM-specific exosortase XrtD, protein MVAIGLLTVAALGYMYADSLVFLLAQWGTEDYSHGMFVPVISAVLAWQRRHHYAWSDLSPSWWGPVIVFAGILLYLVGNLAALYVFLHFSLWLILVGLALSFLGTRIVRELLFPLAYLLTSVPLPVFFHNALSSLLQLWSSALGVGVLHAIGVTAFREGNVIDLGPVQLQVAEACSGIRYLFPLTALALLCAHLYRDRLWKRIVLVVSAVPVSIFINGLRIGIVGVLVEWYGPQAAEGFLHLFEGWILFLATLAILVLEMWILSNLHPLPGSTTLSDRFSWAIAPESAPSITVTPGMSPRSQPRLPAYIGSLALILPVAVLFPSIERQEIVPDRSAFVDFSMRIGQWQGNPQPVEPQIISALRFDDYLLADYASPGGGLLTLYMAYYQSQRKGQSAHSPQSCIPGGGWEITSKRTVDLPMGRLTEPVNRVLIQKDRQKQLVLYWFKQRDRMLSNEYLVKLYLVWDAMTRQRSDGALIRLSAAVDPGEDEQAVEQRLLQFAQTIQPQLHRYIPD, encoded by the coding sequence GTGGTTGCCATCGGATTACTGACTGTAGCCGCTCTGGGCTACATGTATGCCGACAGCCTGGTGTTCTTATTGGCCCAGTGGGGAACTGAGGACTACAGTCATGGAATGTTTGTCCCAGTCATTAGCGCGGTGCTGGCATGGCAGCGACGGCACCATTATGCGTGGAGCGACCTGTCCCCATCTTGGTGGGGGCCGGTGATCGTTTTCGCAGGAATTCTCCTCTATCTCGTCGGCAACTTAGCAGCTCTCTATGTATTTCTGCACTTCTCGCTCTGGTTGATCCTTGTTGGTCTGGCCCTCTCATTTCTCGGAACCAGGATAGTACGGGAGCTGCTCTTTCCCTTGGCCTATCTTCTCACGAGCGTTCCGCTGCCCGTCTTTTTCCACAACGCGCTATCGAGTCTCTTACAGCTCTGGTCCTCAGCCCTAGGCGTAGGCGTGCTTCACGCCATCGGAGTCACGGCATTTCGCGAAGGGAATGTCATCGACCTTGGCCCGGTGCAATTACAGGTCGCCGAAGCGTGCAGCGGCATCCGGTATCTTTTCCCCCTCACCGCGCTGGCGCTTCTCTGTGCGCACCTGTACCGCGACCGCTTGTGGAAACGCATCGTGCTCGTCGTATCGGCTGTTCCGGTGTCGATCTTCATCAATGGATTACGTATCGGCATCGTAGGTGTGCTCGTAGAGTGGTATGGACCACAGGCAGCGGAGGGATTCCTGCACCTTTTTGAAGGCTGGATCCTGTTCCTCGCCACCCTTGCCATCCTGGTGCTCGAAATGTGGATCTTGTCGAACCTCCATCCTCTGCCCGGGTCGACAACGTTGTCCGATCGGTTCTCCTGGGCCATTGCTCCTGAATCGGCTCCATCCATAACGGTCACGCCGGGCATGTCACCGAGGAGCCAGCCCAGACTGCCTGCCTATATCGGGAGCCTGGCGCTGATTCTTCCCGTTGCGGTCCTGTTCCCGTCGATCGAACGCCAAGAGATCGTCCCGGATCGTTCGGCGTTTGTGGATTTCTCCATGCGCATTGGGCAGTGGCAGGGAAACCCGCAGCCGGTGGAGCCTCAAATCATCTCGGCCTTACGCTTCGACGATTACCTGCTGGCCGACTATGCATCGCCGGGAGGAGGGCTGCTCACGCTGTATATGGCCTACTACCAATCGCAACGAAAGGGCCAATCCGCTCATTCCCCGCAAAGCTGCATTCCCGGCGGTGGGTGGGAAATCACGTCCAAGCGAACGGTGGATCTGCCGATGGGGAGACTCACCGAACCGGTCAATCGCGTACTCATCCAAAAAGATCGGCAGAAGCAGCTGGTGCTCTACTGGTTTAAGCAGCGTGATCGGATGCTCTCGAACGAGTACCTGGTGAAACTGTATTTGGTGTGGGACGCCATGACCAGACAACGGAGCGACGGGGCCCTGATTCGACTGTCCGCCGCCGTCGACCCCGGTGAGGACGAGCAAGCGGTCGAGCAGCGATTGTTGCAATTTGCGCAAACCATTCAACCTCAACTGCATCGGTATATTCCGGACTGA
- a CDS encoding glycosyltransferase, producing the protein MAAGGAEVFLLSMLRNLNRREFSPEVLGIYGGGTLQKEFEDIGVRTHLMHFRGLGDFSSYVALCKLIQARRYDIIHTKLFHADLVGRVCGKLSGTPAIFSTIENLHEWTKEYTLRQRLKEWACRSTAKVNHRIIAVSEMVRDTLVQRTGITPGSIEVIYNGVDLDRYDPRKVHSNVKQELGLSNKDYLVGIIGALNHNKNQKTLIEAARHVLAKRRDVHFVMVGRGDPHDLRQLSQELGVASKVHFLGVRRDVPQILKSLDIYVVTSLSEGVSISLLEAMAMKKPVIATQVGGNPEVISSDDVGILVFPNRPDILATEILSLLAEPERLLRLGEDARKRVMEVFNLDLAIARYERLYRSVIVS; encoded by the coding sequence ATGGCTGCCGGGGGTGCCGAGGTATTCCTCCTTTCTATGCTGCGCAATCTCAACCGCCGGGAGTTTAGTCCGGAAGTGCTCGGCATTTATGGCGGGGGTACCCTTCAGAAAGAGTTTGAGGACATCGGCGTGCGCACCCATCTAATGCACTTTCGTGGGTTGGGGGACTTCTCAAGTTATGTGGCACTTTGTAAGTTGATACAAGCACGCCGCTACGACATTATTCATACAAAACTGTTCCACGCAGATCTTGTCGGTCGAGTGTGCGGAAAGCTCTCCGGGACACCGGCAATCTTCTCGACCATCGAGAACCTACACGAATGGACAAAAGAATATACACTCAGACAGCGTTTGAAAGAATGGGCATGTCGTTCTACAGCGAAGGTTAACCACCGCATCATTGCGGTATCAGAAATGGTCCGGGATACACTTGTGCAACGCACTGGTATTACTCCAGGATCTATAGAGGTAATCTACAACGGCGTTGACTTAGATAGGTACGACCCGCGGAAGGTGCATAGCAATGTTAAACAGGAACTTGGTCTCTCGAATAAAGACTACTTGGTCGGCATCATTGGCGCGCTGAACCATAACAAGAACCAGAAAACGCTTATTGAGGCAGCCAGGCATGTGCTCGCCAAGCGCAGAGATGTCCATTTTGTCATGGTTGGAAGGGGGGACCCGCATGACCTTCGACAGTTGTCACAGGAATTGGGAGTAGCGTCGAAAGTCCATTTCCTTGGTGTAAGACGAGATGTTCCTCAGATTCTTAAGTCTCTGGATATCTATGTGGTGACCTCACTCAGTGAAGGCGTCAGTATATCGTTGCTTGAAGCCATGGCGATGAAAAAGCCCGTCATCGCTACACAGGTTGGCGGCAATCCTGAAGTTATCTCGAGTGACGATGTTGGAATATTGGTGTTTCCGAACCGTCCCGACATACTCGCCACAGAGATCCTTAGTCTTTTGGCTGAACCAGAGCGGCTTCTCCGTCTTGGGGAGGACGCGCGAAAGAGAGTGATGGAGGTGTTTAATCTCGACTTGGCCATAGCTCGTTACGAACGACTTTACAGGTCGGTGATAGTTTCGTGA
- a CDS encoding glycosyltransferase family 4 protein, whose amino-acid sequence MTSAVFFSFITSLFICMALIPPLQANAGRWRFMDLPGERKVHANPIPRIGGIAFGFAALLSIFFWVPQDPVIPTVLVSVSILLAFGIWDDRVNLNYRTKLVGQLLAVLVVIGIGHIHFEQIPFFYEEEVPLWLAVPLTLIFLVGASNAVNLSDGLDGLAGGLAFLSFAGIAYLAYLSHETTVLVLAAGFLGGLLGFLRYNTYPARIFMGDAGSQLLGFSMGVLVLLMSDPARAPFPVTVGLLVLGLPFLDTLAVMGQRLAKGRSPFIGDRNHVHHKLLALGLSHHEAVIVIYGIQAVMVGLAYLLRWQSDALIFTMYGAFATAMFALFVAAERGGLLLSETSKGRVLSDTKLARAGIWLSDMAPRFLAVVVPLFLIASVFLPGHVPMDVGYAAFSLFAVVLGGLWFMPEYRSHFVRGGLYVGSAFLMYMGEQSGMSDIWPIYVTHNTLLALIALLVLLSMRFSRGNRFQTTPLDYLMVFFALIVPLLPEMRADMPTLSILAAKLIVLYFSFELLLHTFTDRVKQLGLVSLWILLGLGVRAWL is encoded by the coding sequence ATGACCAGTGCGGTCTTTTTCAGCTTTATTACCTCGCTGTTCATCTGCATGGCGTTGATCCCGCCGTTGCAGGCAAATGCCGGGCGTTGGCGGTTTATGGATCTTCCCGGCGAGAGAAAGGTCCATGCGAATCCAATCCCCCGGATCGGCGGGATTGCATTCGGCTTCGCGGCACTCCTATCCATTTTCTTTTGGGTGCCGCAGGATCCGGTCATTCCGACGGTGTTGGTGAGCGTGTCGATCCTCCTGGCGTTCGGCATATGGGATGACCGTGTCAATCTGAACTACCGCACCAAACTCGTCGGACAGTTGCTGGCTGTCCTGGTGGTGATCGGCATCGGCCATATTCATTTCGAACAGATCCCGTTTTTCTATGAAGAGGAAGTGCCGCTTTGGCTGGCGGTACCCCTGACCCTGATCTTTCTTGTCGGGGCCTCGAACGCGGTCAACCTCTCCGACGGCCTCGACGGTCTAGCAGGAGGTCTAGCCTTTCTGAGTTTTGCCGGCATTGCCTATCTAGCCTATCTGTCGCACGAGACCACCGTGTTGGTGCTGGCAGCGGGATTCTTAGGCGGCTTACTGGGATTTTTGAGGTACAACACCTATCCGGCCAGGATTTTCATGGGCGACGCGGGAAGCCAATTGCTCGGGTTCTCGATGGGAGTCCTCGTACTCCTCATGAGTGACCCTGCGCGCGCCCCCTTTCCTGTGACTGTCGGACTGCTGGTGCTGGGCTTGCCGTTTCTGGATACGCTTGCGGTCATGGGGCAGCGGCTTGCGAAGGGCCGCTCGCCCTTCATCGGCGACCGGAACCATGTCCACCACAAGTTGCTGGCTCTCGGACTCTCGCACCATGAAGCCGTCATCGTGATCTATGGGATCCAGGCGGTGATGGTGGGCCTCGCGTATCTTCTGCGCTGGCAATCCGATGCCCTGATTTTCACCATGTATGGCGCATTTGCCACGGCCATGTTCGCCCTGTTCGTCGCGGCCGAGCGGGGAGGCCTTCTGCTATCGGAAACGTCGAAGGGCCGAGTGCTCTCCGATACCAAATTGGCCCGTGCCGGGATATGGCTCAGCGACATGGCGCCGCGGTTTCTCGCGGTCGTGGTGCCGTTGTTCTTGATCGCGAGCGTGTTCTTGCCGGGACATGTCCCGATGGATGTCGGGTACGCGGCCTTCAGCCTGTTCGCCGTGGTCTTGGGAGGTCTGTGGTTCATGCCCGAATACCGCTCCCATTTTGTTCGGGGTGGGCTGTATGTGGGCAGTGCCTTTCTCATGTATATGGGCGAGCAATCGGGGATGTCCGACATCTGGCCCATCTATGTCACGCACAATACACTCTTGGCCCTGATTGCCCTTCTCGTGCTGTTGAGTATGCGCTTCAGTCGTGGTAATCGATTCCAGACAACCCCGTTGGATTACCTGATGGTCTTTTTTGCCTTGATCGTGCCGCTCCTGCCGGAAATGCGCGCCGACATGCCGACCCTGAGCATTCTGGCGGCCAAACTCATTGTGTTGTATTTTTCATTCGAACTGTTGCTCCATACGTTTACCGATCGAGTCAAGCAACTGGGTCTGGTCTCGTTGTGGATTCTGCTCGGGTTAGGAGTCCGTGCATGGCTGTAG
- a CDS encoding glycosyltransferase family 4 protein, whose protein sequence is MKNSEGGVLMVCFVFPPRFSGAATQAIVLARHLVKKGVPCEFVVPNVSHRALFRRTEESGIPVNRVAGGSYSFALSFMVFLLLRRNDFRAVHFHGFSPGHFICVGVTKLLGLKIVQKMTKGGTNDSEINTRGFFGRYRSGVLQFVDCFIAISTQLRQALLKHGVPDSKIYMIPNGVELEPLRSTDAKGRTAVRNTFQIPGDAFVVICAGVIDRRKNNLDIAMAATYLFANNPEARERVRLIFVGPFHNPQYSREVVEYVASCNFSRLILFTGQLDKEALGGLYVASDLCVFAGSNEGLPNVLLEAKAVGLPIVAYRTYGVEDVVQDGIDGFLVPFGEVRSLAEKIALLMSDAELKRQFSINASRDCKRRYDFTQITERYVKEVYS, encoded by the coding sequence ATGAAAAATTCCGAAGGCGGGGTTTTGATGGTATGTTTCGTATTTCCACCTCGCTTTAGCGGAGCGGCGACGCAGGCCATCGTGCTGGCTAGGCATCTCGTCAAAAAAGGAGTTCCATGTGAATTTGTAGTTCCAAATGTTTCCCACCGGGCTCTCTTCCGAAGGACAGAGGAGAGCGGGATACCCGTAAATCGCGTTGCAGGCGGATCGTATAGCTTTGCACTAAGTTTTATGGTGTTTTTGCTACTACGACGGAATGATTTTCGAGCTGTCCACTTTCACGGTTTCTCGCCCGGCCATTTCATATGCGTGGGGGTAACGAAGCTGCTTGGTCTGAAAATTGTTCAAAAGATGACTAAAGGGGGGACCAATGACAGTGAAATTAATACCCGCGGGTTCTTCGGGCGATATCGTAGCGGAGTCCTGCAGTTCGTTGATTGCTTTATCGCTATCTCGACACAGTTGCGCCAGGCGCTTCTGAAACATGGTGTGCCGGACTCGAAAATTTACATGATCCCAAATGGTGTAGAATTGGAACCGCTTCGCTCGACTGATGCTAAGGGGCGGACAGCGGTACGCAATACATTTCAGATCCCGGGTGATGCATTCGTGGTCATTTGCGCCGGGGTCATTGATCGACGCAAGAACAATCTTGATATTGCAATGGCTGCTACATACCTTTTTGCCAACAATCCGGAAGCAAGGGAAAGAGTTCGACTTATCTTCGTTGGGCCGTTCCACAATCCGCAATACTCCCGCGAGGTAGTTGAATACGTAGCGAGTTGTAATTTCTCGCGTCTGATTTTATTCACGGGTCAGCTCGACAAGGAGGCGCTAGGCGGCCTATATGTGGCTAGCGATCTTTGCGTATTTGCGGGTTCTAATGAGGGACTGCCCAATGTATTGTTGGAGGCAAAAGCGGTTGGTCTGCCGATTGTCGCGTACCGCACCTACGGCGTTGAGGATGTGGTGCAAGATGGTATAGACGGTTTTCTAGTCCCGTTCGGGGAAGTCCGATCATTAGCAGAAAAGATTGCCCTCCTGATGAGCGATGCTGAGCTAAAACGACAGTTCTCAATTAATGCGTCCCGTGATTGCAAGAGACGATATGATTTCACCCAAATAACAGAAAGGTATGTCAAAGAGGTTTACAGTTAG